Proteins co-encoded in one Desulfoplanes formicivorans genomic window:
- the atpE gene encoding ATP synthase F0 subunit C — MRKGLMVVLSTIAMVAVAGAAFAAEAAPSVISMTSLATALGMALAAAGCGIGQGLGLKAACEGTARNPEASGKITVTMLVGLAMIESLAIYALVVNLILLFANPFIG; from the coding sequence ATGCGTAAAGGTCTTATGGTTGTTCTGAGCACAATTGCCATGGTTGCAGTCGCTGGTGCCGCTTTTGCCGCTGAAGCCGCTCCTTCCGTTATCTCCATGACTTCTCTGGCCACTGCTCTTGGTATGGCTCTTGCCGCTGCCGGTTGTGGTATTGGTCAGGGCCTTGGTCTCAAGGCTGCCTGTGAAGGTACCGCCCGTAATCCCGAAGCTTCCGGTAAGATCACCGTCACCATGCTCGTTGGTCTGGCCATGATCGAATCTCTGGCCATCTACGCTCTGGTTGTCAATCTGATCCTGCTCTTTGCCAATCCTTTCATTGGCTAG
- the atpB gene encoding F0F1 ATP synthase subunit A yields the protein MAANLHPIFLVEEAVKLVAPFLVDAHGHLLIPNNVLYAWTIMAGLFIVGWMASKKISMVPGGFQNFFEFLIGSLEDFVVANMGENGRKVFPVLCTLFIFILCSNLFGMLPGGDAPTANVNTNAAMAVFVFLYYNFWGFKLHGLKYIKHFMGPFWWLAPLMFPIEIISHFARPLSLTLRLFGNIMGEDIVLALLFILAPVVSTLPMCFLFLLADCIQAFVFFMLSLVYLQGAFSEAH from the coding sequence ATGGCGGCTAATCTGCACCCGATCTTTCTCGTGGAAGAAGCGGTCAAACTTGTTGCACCCTTTCTCGTGGATGCACACGGGCACTTGTTGATCCCCAACAATGTTCTGTATGCGTGGACAATCATGGCCGGGCTTTTTATTGTCGGCTGGATGGCCAGCAAGAAAATTTCAATGGTTCCCGGCGGATTTCAGAACTTCTTCGAGTTTTTGATCGGATCCCTGGAAGATTTTGTCGTGGCCAACATGGGTGAGAACGGCCGGAAGGTGTTTCCGGTGTTGTGTACCCTGTTCATCTTCATCCTGTGCAGCAACCTCTTTGGCATGCTTCCCGGCGGTGATGCCCCCACGGCCAACGTGAACACCAACGCGGCCATGGCCGTATTTGTCTTCCTGTACTACAATTTCTGGGGCTTCAAGCTGCACGGGCTCAAGTACATCAAGCACTTCATGGGCCCCTTCTGGTGGCTGGCTCCGCTGATGTTCCCCATTGAGATCATCAGTCACTTTGCCCGTCCTCTTTCGCTGACCCTCAGGCTTTTCGGAAATATCATGGGTGAAGACATCGTCTTGGCCTTGCTCTTCATCCTGGCTCCGGTGGTCTCCACTCTGCCCATGTGTTTCCTGTTCCTCTTGGCCGACTGCATCCAGGCATTTGTCTTCTTCATGCTCAGCCTGGTCTATCTGCAGGGTGCCTTTTCCGAAGCCCACTAA
- a CDS encoding ATP synthase subunit I: MATTAIDRYLFRHGFRNEEVRWLVRNQIVLTLVLLVLLPAGLLVAWPLDVVAGGLIGTLNFYALAKVIQGLIFLHQGSVSLLLFGFYTRLGLTGVALYVLIVWCGASVVALLAGLSLVLVNILMYGAKYFVGQKLKEA; encoded by the coding sequence ATGGCAACAACGGCCATTGATCGTTACCTTTTCAGGCACGGTTTCAGGAATGAAGAAGTGCGCTGGCTTGTTCGCAACCAGATTGTTCTGACGCTGGTCCTGCTGGTCCTTCTGCCTGCCGGCCTGCTGGTTGCCTGGCCCCTTGATGTTGTTGCCGGCGGGTTGATCGGAACCCTGAATTTTTATGCTCTGGCCAAGGTGATTCAGGGGTTGATCTTTCTTCATCAGGGGTCAGTGTCTCTCTTGCTGTTCGGCTTTTACACCCGTCTTGGCTTGACCGGTGTGGCATTGTACGTACTTATCGTCTGGTGCGGGGCCTCGGTGGTGGCGTTGCTGGCGGGCCTGTCACTGGTGTTGGTCAATATCTTGATGTATGGCGCGAAATATTTCGTAGGGCAAAAATTGAAGGAGGCTTAG
- a CDS encoding AtpZ/AtpI family protein — MSVVGINLVTCTFVGLAMGYFLDKWLGTKPWCLLIFLVFGIAAGFKNMYLEVKKLQEQDGGRGTHGNNGH, encoded by the coding sequence ATGAGCGTTGTCGGGATCAATCTTGTGACCTGCACCTTTGTCGGGCTGGCCATGGGGTATTTTCTGGACAAATGGCTCGGAACCAAACCCTGGTGTCTGCTCATCTTTCTGGTTTTCGGAATCGCCGCAGGGTTCAAGAATATGTATCTGGAAGTCAAGAAGCTTCAGGAACAGGATGGGGGCAGGGGTACACATGGCAACAACGGCCATTGA